One region of Etheostoma cragini isolate CJK2018 chromosome 16, CSU_Ecrag_1.0, whole genome shotgun sequence genomic DNA includes:
- the sec16a gene encoding protein transport protein Sec16A isoform X3: MQPPPRTGPPGASCPPPSGPNMFRRTRPHKHTTAATATIPPATQPMMDPFSFVRAPPPMATSGLPTIPNSNPPPMQAPPNTMYSQAGSGLPPQPQTLEDVPAAPPGLPPSSLPGVTLFNPHSTASPGVYPVPGPAAYASSHSEQGYFNSTEPTSSVATESPPVASAPAPGQALFNQEFQGQPPPQPVPFQPVPPTTSYSQWAPDNRSRPPSVQNYFQPTSDPLPQPFNLPPHPQMYSSHTPSPHHNTPTPPTQPGHPQIQAPLPPQNPENAPSSQWPDQNAPQQHNSHFQTQSYFSQSSAPQDAWFNIPPQDSGYHQMGAGLAHPQPRPDSAGSHHLSNTGPGPNSAPAPVSVSYSQESGTLSMFFKDNDVENEETLAGERTKAMNGIPGSLQHHSNPQAHVGNADVPLEYQGPSLQDHSHLPYMNDSNHAPQESIQKPPNSRYDHVENLECVPNQEVLPSEIHGSPAATAAPGVDQFETGPNLETPDSIPRPIRSASVSSNYSNMSHGSGSGPRRHQGVVGTFIQQESPRLTDDANLPAAAGGYFEQIDTSPAGDMGAQKSSLEQMWPPTPSPPKPTGIFQASANSSFEPVRSHGVGVRPAEVDRAKVVAEGGADSTPGNLEQPPDNMENIFASGHPLPTEAGGGVPHLPHPVVHTHSRPSSRAFGASRPCESPATTLWAQHDPTSLGANILLAPAAPTVLAPLREPSADVIQPPEDGPLDLQPSQRIQPISQQHSENLENPPKVSEPEPIDLQGNLGYASLLVSDSLHQPVLIAPPVSNYSVIPHSAPAQPPSQSSLKETTPPVRLLAQGHGASTSQSPSVTSNQNPVFAPGPISFSPTASNQGPLNLTRENTEPATSAITAPPQSQAVRPPLSMGQSLGGDSHSALQVNSQASLVTAPLSNHNQPSNYELLDFSMHQSQAQIHAPGHPSSLHESSQSSNGFYLQVTKDAQQGVRARGNIPVQTLVSSSTPQVPPAPSQAAANIQPPQAEPPKTSDSQNSLPGQNYASPVPVSGTQPSRDQYPPPALRPAAGSALPPAAYPQGPQGPVPPGASQPAPAEPPRPPSSAGSQQGYGPPPPVPGQMYSGYYGNYGEYPDGRAPYPPGQYPPPPGDPRAQQYYQDGPYRGRADPWYGRYEGQAPAYRDPNYQYREPQPERPSSRTSQYSDRPSSRQGYPDDYHRANQSAYNEYYADYAKHYDYPGYNYGQYDPRYRGYFDQSYWANYDYYNQQAYPARKEGYDDQWRYYPGYDASFDDDFRRRGETYADDFDRRSVHSEQSAHSVHSSQSHNSRRSSFSSRSQQSQVYRSQPDLVSAVYDTTSSTLAVDYSYGQYPNPTDATQNYSQYLYPSEYNADSTWIAPDQPPPRPATPEKFTIPHRCARFGPCGHLIQVLPNLPSAGQPALVDIHNMETMLQDTPEQAELRAFPGPLIKEETHKVDVIKFSQNKALECSRDSNLLDKDSARLLWEFIMLLCRQNGTVVGTDIADLLLKEHRSVWLPGKSPNEANLIDFNNEPLARAEEEPGAGPLSLLSDTFMTVPENLGKETERFRELLLFGRKKDALEAAMKGGLWGHALLLASKMDNRTHARVMTRFANSLPINDPLQTVYQLMSGRMPASATCCGEEKWGDWRPHLAMVLSNLTHTLDLDTRTITTMGDTLASKGLIDAAHFCYLMSQVGLGVYTKKSTKMVLIGSNHSLPFYQCATNEAIQRTEAYEYAQSLGSHPCSLPNFQVFKLIYACRLAEVGLSAQAFHYCEVISKNVLMQPSHYSPIFISQIIQMSEKLKFFDPQLKEKPEQELFNEPEWLTHLRQLDGQIRTGVITYNEDRATPSQFDCSSPSSDLDQPRSPEPYSMPVELDGPTPDNPLMSSLLPGPPPQGVQLMPPAPTSILQDGMAPSQPLSSIDVPQFYPVPPSGPPGQMPIYPPQDPGFAPPSFQHEQTEMYPGAHQQPCPPPSQVGQMSPQMPPPQGPHSPVKLNYPPPQMPQHMPQHMPPSPGHMPFGEPVFHAPPEMHPAQPISSSPPRNSFTPQLDLYDQMAIMGPGRRTRTASQSSMNMASGRRSRTTSESSTHSGGRERSNSAVKQASPPPPSIPEQPCIEENKKVKKDSPKKGGGGGGGGGVGGWITRIWKGKNEAHLPDDKNKSIVWDEKKQRWVDLNEPEEESKPVPPPPPGFPKMPQMPGPGGPAPPPGSGPPVNMFSRRAGTKGRYVDVLNPSRMAKPSGSAPAPADIFAPLAPMPMTGNLFVPSSAPADQQPLEASEGGDQKQNSPNTSAAPQMFNPTLPPAPEGAPVADGSHSGELSRSSSMSSLSREVSQHLNQSLPPQATAPAGGVTFYNPAQFAQTSAPSGGGHRSGRLGGQRQYPVLK; the protein is encoded by the exons ATGCAGCCCCCTCCTCGGACTGGACCTCCTGGTGCCTCATGCCCACCTCCTTCTGGGCCCAATATGTTCCGCAGGACCAGGCCTCACAAGCATACAACAGCAGCTACTGCCACAATCCCACCAGCTACTCAACCCATGATGGACCCTTTTTCGTTTGTTAGAGCTCCTCCCCCTATGGCTACAAGTGGTCTCCCAACAATACCAAACAGCAACCCACCACCAATGCAAGCCCCACCTAACACCATGTACTCTCAAGCTGGCTCAGGGCTGCCTCCACAACCACAGACACTGGAAGATGTCCCAGCTGCTCCCCCTGGTCTCCCACCATCCTCTCTACCAGGGGTGACATTGTTCAACCCTCACAGTACAGCATCCCCCGGTGTTTACCCAGTACCTGGTCCGGCAGCATATGCATCCTCACATAGTGAAcagggctattttaattccacaGAACCGACCTCATCCGTGGCCACAGAATCACCACCTGTGGCCTCAGCCCCAGCACCGGGTCAGGCACTGTTTAACCAGGAATTTCAAGGACagcctcctcctcagcctgtgCCCTTCCAGCCTGTGCCTCCCACCACCTCCTATTCTCAGTGGGCCCCTGATAACAGAAGTCGCCCTCCATCAGTTCAGAACTATTTCCAGCCTACTAGTGACCCTCTGCCACAGCCTTTTAATTTACCTCCGCACCCCCAGATGTACTCCTCCCATACCCCATCACCCCATCAcaacacccccacccctccaacACAACCTGGACATCCCCAGATTCaagctcctcttcctccccagAACCCTGAAAATGCCCCGAGTTCTCAATGGCCTGACCAAAACGCACCCCAGCAGCATAATTCCCACTTCCAAACTCAGAGCTACTTCAGTCAGAGCTCTGCCCCCCAGGACGCATGGTTCAACATACCTCCACAAGACTCAGGCTACCACCAAATGGGGGCTGGCCTGGCCCATCCTCAGCCCCGGCCTGACTCTGCTGGATCTCACCACTTGTCCAACACAGGGCCTGGGCCAAATTCTGCCCCTGCCCCAGTCTCGGTATCATACTCTCAGGAGTCTGGTACGCTCTCAATGTTCTTCAAAGACAATGATGTGGAAAATGAAGAAACACTGGCTGGAGAGAGAACTAAAGCAATGAATGGTATTCCTGGATCCTTGCAGCATCACAGCAACCCACAAGCCCACGTTGGCAATGCAGATGTTCCTTTGGAATACCAAGGACCTTCTCTGCAAGATCATTCACACCTACCATACATGAATGATAGCAACCATGCACCACAGGAAAGTATCCAGAAACCCCCTAATTCCCGGTATGACCATGTAGAGAATTTGGAGTGTGTCCCGAACCAGGAAGTATTACCCAGTGAAATCCATGGCAGCCCTGCTGCTACTGCAGCCCCTGGAGTAGACCAGTTTGAAACTGGACCTAACCTGGAGACTCCAGATTCTATTCCAAGACCAATTAGATCGGCCAGTGTGTCCTCCAACTATAGTAATATGAGCCATGGAAGTGGAAGTGGCCCTCGTCGGCATCAGGGAGTAGTAGGCACTTTTATTCAGCAGGAAAGTCCACGTCTCACTGATGATGCTAACCTGCCTGCTGCCGCTGGAGGCTACTTTGAGCAAATTGACACTTCTCCAGCTGGAGATATGGGTGCGCAGAAGAGCTCCCTGGAGCAAATGTGGCCTCCCACACCTAGTCCTCCCAAACCAACTGGTATCTTTCAGGCCAGCGCTAACAGCTCTTTTGAGCCTGTGCGCTCACATGGGGTTGGGGTGCGTCCTGCTGAAGTTGATAGGGCTAAAGTGGTAGCAGAAGGGGGTGCAGATTCTACACCAGGCAACCTAGAGCAGCCACCAGATAACATGGAAAATATTTTTGCCTCAGGACACCCCCTGCCTACCGAGGCTGGAGGTGGTGTTCCTCATCTGCCACACCCAGTGGTTCATACTCACTCTCGACCTTCATCCCGTGCTTTTGGGGCCAGTCGGCCCTGTGAGAGTCCGGCCACTACTCTGTGGGCTCAGCATGATCCTACGAGCTTGGGCGCCAACATCCTCCTAGCCCCTGCTGCCCCGACAGTTCTTGCTCCTTTACGAGAGCCCAGTGCTGATGTCATCCAGCCTCCAGAGGATGGCCCACTGGACCTGCAGCCCTCCCAGAGAATCCAGCCAATTTCACAGCAACACTCAGAGAACCTAGAGAACCCACCAAAGGTGAGTGAGCCAGAGCCAATTGACCTGCAAGGCAACCTGGGCTATGCATCTCTCCTTGTGTCCGACTCACTCCACCAGCCTGTTTTAATTGCCCCACCAGTATCCAATTACAGTGTGATTCCCCACAGTGCCCCTGCTCAACCACCCAGTCAAAGTAGTCTTAAGGAAACTACCCCCCCTGTAAGACTACTCGCACAAGGACATGGTGCCAGTACGTCCCAATCACCTTCAGTAACCTCAAATCAGAATCCAGTGTTTGCTCCTGGACCTATAAGCTTCAGTCCTACAGCCTCTAACCAGGGCCCGCTCAATCTGACCCGAGAAAACACAGAACCGGCAACATCAGCAATCACAGCTCCACCACAGTCTCAGGCAGTCCGCCCTCCTCTTTCAATGGGCCAATCACTGGGTGGAGACAGCCACTCTGCTCTCCAAGTTAATTCACAAGCTTCTCTCGTGACTGCTCCTCTCTCTAATCATAACCAACCATCCAATTATGAACTGCTTGATTTTTCTATGCACCAATCACAAGCTCAAATCCATGCACCTGGCCATCCTTCCTCTCTACATGAGTCTTCACAGTCTAGTAATGGATTTTACCTACAGGTCACCAAAGATGCTCAGCAGGGGGTAAGAGCGAGAGGGAATATCCCTGTCCAGACCCTGGTCTCTTCATCTACCCCACAGGTACCACCAGCACCCTCCCAAGCAGCTGCAAACATTCAGCCGCCACAAGCTGAACCTCCCAAGACATCAGATTCTCAGAATTCACTGCCGGGACAAAATTATGCTTCTCCTGTTCCGGTGAGTGGAACACAACCTTCCCGTGACCAGTATCCACCTCCAGCACTGAGGCCTGCTGCAGGGAGTGCTCTTCCTCCTGCTGCATACCCTCAAGGGCCTCAAGGACCAGTTCCTCCGGGAGCTTCCCAGCCAGCTCCTGCAGAGCCACCTCGACCACCCTCTTCTGCAGGCAGCCAGCAAGGATATGGGCCCCCTCCTCCGGTGCCAGGGCAGATGTATAGTGGCTATTATGGTAATTATGGAGAATACCCAGATGGCAGAGCACCTTATCCTCCTGGCCAGTACCCACCTCCACCTGGGGACCCTAGAGCACAGCAATATTATCAA GATGGTCCATACAGGGGCAGAGCAGATCCTTGGTATGGCAGATATGAAGGACAGGCCCCAGCGTATCGTGATCCAAACTACCAGTACAGAGAGCCTCAGCCAGAACGACCCAGCTCCAGGACTAGTCAGTACTCTGACAGGCCCTCATCCAG GCAAGGCTATCCTGATGATTACCACAGAGCAAACCAAAGTGCCTATAATGAATATTATGCAGATTACGCCAAGCACTATGATTATCCAG GATATAACTATGGACAGTATGACCCGCGGTACAGAGGATACTTTGATCAATCCTACTGGGCTAATTATGACTACTATAATCAACAGGCGTATCCTGCCAg GAAAGAGGGCTATGATGATCAGTGGCGGTACTATCCTGGTTATGATGCCAGTTTTGATGATGATTTCCGTCGACGTGGAGAGACGTACGCTGATGATTTTGACCGACGCAGTGTCCACAGTGAGCAGTCAGCACATAGTGTGCACAGCTCTCAAAGCCACAACAGCAGGCGAAGCAGCTTCAGCTCACGGTCACAACAG AGCCAGGTATACCGAAGCCAGCCTGACTTAGTATCAGCAGTCTATGACACCACATCATCCACTTTGGCTGTGGACTACTCCTATGGACAGTACCCAAATCCGACTGATGCTACCCAGAACTACAGCCAGTACCTCTATCCCTCGGAGTACAACGCAGACAGCACCTGGATCGCCCCTGATCAAC CGCCTCCTCGTCCTGCAACACCAGAGAAGTTCACCATACCCCATCGTTGTGCACGCTTTGGACCTTGTGGTCATCTGATTCAAGTTCTTCCCAATCTCCCCTCAGCTGGACAGCCTGCTCTTGTTGATATCCACAACATGGag ACCATGCTGCAGGATACCCCAGAACAAGCAGAACTACGAGCTTTCCCTGGACCTCTTATCAA AGAGGAGACCCATAAGGTGGACGTGATAAAGTTCTCCCAGAACAAAGCGCTTGAGTGTTCTCGTGACAGCAACCTCTTGGACAAGGACTCTGCCCGTCTGCTCTGGGAATTCATTATGCTGCTCTGTAGACAGAACGGG ACTGTGGTTGGCACGGACATCGCTGACCTCTTGCTGAAGGAGCATCGCTCTGTCTGGCTACCGGGAAAAAGTCCTAATGAAGCCAACTTAATTGATTTTAATAATGAACCGCTGGCACGAGCTGAAGAAGAGCCAGGAGCTGGACCACTGTCCCTCCTATCTGACACCTTCATGACTGTCCCAGAGAACCTTGGCAAGGAAACGGAACGCTTTAGGGAGCTGCTACTGTTTGGCCGCAAGAAG gaTGCGCTAGAAGCAGCTATGAAGGGAGGTCTCTGGGGCCACGCCCTGCTGTTGGCCAGTAAGATGGACAACAGGACACATGCACGTGTCATGACAAG GTTTGCCAACAGTTTGCCTATCAATGACCCTCTCcagactgtgtaccagctgatgTCTGGGAGGATGCCTGCATCAGCCACT TGCTGCGGCGAGGAGAAGTGGGGTGACTGGCGTCCTCACTTGGCCATGGTGCTGTCtaacctcacacacactctggacCTGGATACTCGCACAATCACCACCATGGGTGACACTCTCG CTTCCAAGGGGCTGATTGATGCTGCACATTTCTGCTACCTGATGTCCCAAGTTGGTCTGGGAGTGTACACAAAGAAGAGTACCAAGATGGTTCTGATTGGCTCCAACCATAG TTTGCCATTTTACCAATGTGCAACAAATGAAGCTATCCAGAGGACTGAGGCCTATGAATATGCCCAATCTCTCGGCTCCCACCCATGCTCACTACCCAATTTCCAG GTGTTCAAGTTGATCTATGCATGCCGTTTGGCTGAAGTAGGCCTCAGTGCTCAGGCCTTCCACTACTGTGAAGTTATTTCTAAGAATGTCCTCATGCAGCCATCCCATTACTCTCCTATTTTCATAAGCCAAATCATACAG ATGTCGGAAAAGCTGAAATTCTTCGATCCACAACTGAAGGAGAAGCCAGAGCAGGAGTTGTTTAATGAGCCTGAATGGCTGACCCACCTCAGACAGCTGGATGGACAGATAAGG actggTGTGATTACATACAATGAAGACAGAGCAACTCCTTCACAGTTTGACTGCAGCAGCCCCAGCTCTGACTTGGACCAGCCCAGATCACCTGAACCTTACAGCATGCCTGTGGAGTTGGATGGTCCCACCCCTGACAACCCACTGATGAGCTCATTACTGCCTGGGCCTCCGCCGCAGGGAGTACAGCTGATGCCTccag CTCCCACCTCTATCCTCCAAGATGGGATGGCCCCTTCTCAGCCTTTAAGCTCCATTGATGTGCCCCAGTTCTACCCAGTACCCCCCAGTGGACCACCAGGCCAGATGCCCATCTACCCTCCTCAGGATCCTGGCTTTGCCCCTCCTTCCTTCCAACATGAGCAGACTGAGATGTACCCAGGAGCCCATCAGCAGCCGTGTCCCCCACCTTCCCAAGTGGGTCAAATGTCACCACAAATGCCCCCTCCTCAGGGGCCACATTCACCTGTGAAGTTGAACTACCCACCACCCCAGATGCCCCAGCACATGCCCCAGCACATGCCCCCTTCTCCCGGCCACATGCCATTTGGAGAGCCCGTGTTCCACGCTCCACCAGAGATGCACCCTGCTCAACCAATATCATCCTCCCCACCCAGGAACTCCTTCACACCACAGCTGGACTTGTATGACCAAATGGCTATTATG GGTCCTGGGAGGAGAACAAGGACTGCTTCGCAATCGTCAATGAAtatg GCTTCAGGACGTCGCTCTCGCACCACCTCTGAATCCTCCACTCACTCTGGCGGAAGAGAGAGGAGCAATTCGGCTGTCAAGCAGgcctctccacctccaccttcAATTCCTGAACAGCCCTGCATagaagagaacaaaaaagtcaagaaagACTCCCCGAAAAAG ggtggtggtggtggtggtggtggaggagttGGTGGCTGGATAACGCGGATCTGGAAGGGGAAGAATGAGGCTCACTTGCCggatgacaaaaacaaatct attGTGTGGGATGAAAAGAAGCAGAGATGGGTTGACTTGAACGAGCCTGAAGAAGAG AGTAAGCCCgttccaccacctcctcctggTTTCCCCAAGATGCCCCAGATGCCTGGCCCTGGAGGGCCTGCTCCACCCCCGGGTAGTGGTCCTCCTGTCAACATGTTCTCCAGGAGGGCAG GCACAAAGGGCAGATATGTGGATGTTCTGAACCCCAGTAGAATGGCTAAACCGAGCGGGTCAGCCCCTGCTCCTGCAGACATCTTCGCTCCTTTGGCACCAATGCCCATGACCGGTAACCTATTTGTGCCTAGTTCAG CTCCTGCTGATCAACAACCTTTAGAGGCCAGCGAAGGAGGAGATCAGAAGCAGAATTCACCAAATACCAGCGCTGCTCCAC